The window AGCCTGTAATCCAAATTGTTTATCTCTAGCTATCCATTCTACAACAAATAGAAATACAACAAATAATAATGTGTATTTTACAAGAATAGGACTTATTCCTAATCCTTTTGGCGTTTGAAGTAACGATCTATCAAATATTCTCTTTATATAATCTCCAGCCTGAGCAATACTCTCGGCTCTAAAGAATATCCAAGCAAACATTGCCAGTACAAATGTTGATAGCATCTGCCAAGTTTCTTTTATACTCGGTAAGATCTTACCTTCGGCTACCACGTTAAGGTATTTTCTATTCTTTCCTCCTAACAATAGCGGTATGAAGTATATGGCATTTATTAATCCCCAAACAATGAAAGTCCAGTTGGCTCCGTGCCAAAAGCCACTAACCAAGTAAACAATAAAGGTATTTCTTATAACTTTTGATTTACTTACTCTACTACCGCCCAAGGGAATGTAAATGTAATCTCTGAACCACGTAGTTAGCGATATATGCCAACGACGCCAAAACTCTGCTATATCTCTTGAAAAATATGGATAGGCAAAGTTGCGCATTAGATTAATGCCAAACAGACGAGCTGTACCAATAGCTATATCCGAATAACCTGAGAAGTCGCAATAAATCTGTATGGAAAACAAGAAAGCTCCTAATATTAAACTACTGGCAGGTAGAATCTCATAATTATCAAATATACGATCAGCAATAAAAGCACAATTATCTGCTATTGCCATCTTCTTAAATAATCCCCATAGTATTTGGCGCATACCATCTACTGCTTTATCGTACTCAAAAACTCGTTTCTTATAAAATTGAGGAAGAAGGTTAATAGCACGTTCAATAGGACCTGCAACTAACTGGGGAAAGAAACTTACGAAGGCAAAGAAAGATACGACATCTTTTGTTGGTTCAAGTTTTTTCTTATAAACATCTATTGTATAACTTAATGCCTGAAATGTATAGAAACTTATACCTACAGGAAGAATAATTTTCAAAGTATGTATATTTAGTTCTCTACCAAACAAAGCAAATGCATCTACAAAGGCTTCAATGAAGAAATTGAAATATTTATAGTAGCACAGTATTCCTAAATTAAGTATAATATTTCCTGCGGTAACCCATAGAGAGTAGCGTTTTAGCTTTTTTTCTTCTTTAACGTTGTCTCTAATCTTTATAATTAGAACTCCGCTAAACCAACTTGCTAAGGTTGTGAAACCCATTAACAGTAAAAATCGCCAATCCCACCAGCCATAGAAGATGTAACTTGCAATAACTACAAATAGATTCTGTAGCTTTAGATTACGATTAAATACAAACCAATAAAGAAGAAATCGAGAGAGTTAAATAGCATATTGTTAAATTAATTATTCATAATATTTTACATAAAGGACACAAAGGTAAAG of the Dysgonomonadaceae bacterium PH5-43 genome contains:
- a CDS encoding alginate O-acetyltransferase complex protein AlgI (product_source=KO:K19294; cog=COG1696; ko=KO:K19294; pfam=PF03062; transmembrane_helix_parts=Outside_1_30,TMhelix_31_53,Inside_54_73,TMhelix_74_96,Outside_97_110,TMhelix_111_133,Inside_134_181,TMhelix_182_201,Outside_202_283,TMhelix_284_306,Inside_307_326,TMhelix_327_344,Outside_345_370,TMhelix_371_393,Inside_394_413,TMhelix_414_436,Outside_437_438), whose amino-acid sequence is MGFTTLASWFSGVLIIKIRDNVKEEKKLKRYSLWVTAGNIILNLGILCYYKYFNFFIEAFVDAFALFGRELNIHTLKIILPVGISFYTFQALSYTIDVYKKKLEPTKDVVSFFAFVSFFPQLVAGPIERAINLLPQFYKKRVFEYDKAVDGMRQILWGLFKKMAIADNCAFIADRIFDNYEILPASSLILGAFLFSIQIYCDFSGYSDIAIGTARLFGINLMRNFAYPYFSRDIAEFWRRWHISLTTWFRDYIYIPLGGSRVSKSKVIRNTFIVYLVSGFWHGANWTFIVWGLINAIYFIPLLLGGKNRKYLNVVAEGKILPSIKETWQMLSTFVLAMFAWIFFRAESIAQAGDYIKRIFDRSLLQTPKGLGISPILVKYTLLFVVFLFVVEWIARDKQFGLQAVPKNKLLRYCLYLLIAICTLFLGGNQGTFIYFQF